A single genomic interval of Vibrio gallicus harbors:
- a CDS encoding YecA family protein, with protein sequence MKPGRNELCPCSSGKKYKHCCMNSISKQHVSMLDDIKQVAAMNPNLSIEELNIIAQQRMKAANERPHPDFHGLSPTQISNWICAPFKELDGVKISTPDDLNACPVMRYLELILDEAMQSDGSFKATSKGNLPTKIVKQASELLPEFAVSQFERDISISEYAGSNEDKFNALHYSRILAEIAGIIYRRSGRYHVKKAAQKQYRTHGIQAFFIPMLESATTQYNWGYLDGWDHDVDLRPFWLFMLWRMQKHGNTEQFIDEVIIAFPDLLLSCPEDKYSSPSQLLGIMIESRFIKRFLAFWGFVTVAPLRYVHELRMPDKVEIQPLMKLVFQFDV encoded by the coding sequence ATGAAACCAGGTCGAAATGAACTTTGTCCTTGTAGCAGTGGTAAAAAGTACAAGCATTGCTGTATGAACAGTATCTCTAAGCAGCACGTATCCATGCTAGATGATATTAAGCAGGTTGCCGCAATGAACCCTAACTTATCGATTGAAGAGCTTAATATCATCGCACAGCAAAGGATGAAAGCTGCCAATGAACGGCCTCACCCTGATTTTCATGGCCTTTCCCCAACACAAATTAGTAATTGGATATGTGCACCTTTTAAAGAGTTAGACGGGGTTAAGATTAGTACACCGGACGATCTTAACGCCTGTCCTGTGATGCGTTATTTAGAGTTGATTTTAGATGAAGCGATGCAGAGTGATGGCTCATTTAAAGCTACCAGTAAAGGTAATTTGCCGACAAAAATCGTTAAACAGGCTAGTGAATTATTGCCGGAGTTTGCAGTGTCTCAATTTGAACGAGATATCAGCATCAGCGAGTACGCAGGCAGTAACGAAGATAAGTTTAATGCATTACATTACAGCCGAATACTGGCAGAGATTGCTGGGATCATCTATCGCCGCAGTGGCCGTTACCATGTGAAAAAAGCAGCCCAAAAGCAGTACCGAACACACGGCATTCAAGCGTTCTTTATTCCCATGCTTGAATCGGCAACCACTCAGTACAATTGGGGTTATCTAGATGGGTGGGATCATGATGTTGATCTGAGGCCCTTCTGGTTGTTTATGCTGTGGAGAATGCAAAAGCATGGTAACACTGAGCAGTTTATTGACGAGGTGATTATCGCATTCCCAGATCTATTACTGAGTTGCCCTGAAGATAAGTATTCGTCTCCGAGTCAGCTATTAGGCATCATGATTGAATCGCGATTTATTAAACGCTTCTTGGCATTTTGGGGTTTTGTGACGGTTGCGCCACTGCGGTATGTTCATGAGCTGCGTATGCCAGATAAAGTAGAAATACAGCCATTGATGAAGCTCGTTTTCCAATTCGATGTTTAG
- a CDS encoding YicC/YloC family endoribonuclease, whose amino-acid sequence MIYSMTAYARKEVKGDWGNAVWEIRSVNQRYLETYFRMPEQFRALEPILRERFRKRFARGKVECHLRFEANPNSKGELTINEDLAKQVINAANRIMELTGETSRVNPFQVMQWQGVMEAPEQDMDSINKDLLVGFEEAISDFIDARASEGENMKALIVQRLNTITEEVVKVRARMPEILQWQRDRLINKFADASIELESSRVEQELILLAQKSDVAEELDRLDSHVKETNNILKKGGAVGRRLDFMMQEFNRESNTLASKSISTDITASGVELKVLIEQMREQIQNIE is encoded by the coding sequence ATGATCTACAGCATGACCGCTTATGCGCGCAAAGAAGTTAAAGGCGATTGGGGCAACGCAGTTTGGGAAATCCGTTCAGTAAACCAACGCTATCTAGAAACCTATTTCCGTATGCCAGAGCAATTTCGCGCTCTAGAGCCTATTCTACGTGAGCGTTTCCGTAAGCGCTTTGCTCGCGGTAAGGTTGAATGCCACCTACGCTTTGAAGCGAACCCAAACTCAAAGGGTGAGCTCACCATCAATGAAGACCTTGCTAAGCAGGTTATCAATGCCGCAAACCGTATTATGGAACTGACTGGAGAAACCAGCCGCGTTAATCCATTCCAAGTAATGCAATGGCAAGGTGTGATGGAAGCACCAGAGCAAGATATGGACAGCATCAATAAAGACCTGCTGGTCGGTTTTGAAGAGGCTATCTCTGACTTTATCGATGCACGTGCTAGCGAAGGCGAAAACATGAAAGCTTTGATTGTTCAGCGACTAAATACCATCACCGAAGAAGTAGTGAAGGTTCGTGCACGTATGCCTGAAATCCTACAATGGCAACGTGATCGCCTGATCAACAAGTTTGCTGACGCATCTATAGAGCTTGAGTCTTCACGTGTTGAACAAGAGCTTATTCTACTAGCACAAAAATCAGATGTAGCAGAAGAGCTAGACCGCCTTGACTCTCACGTTAAGGAAACCAACAACATCCTGAAAAAAGGTGGCGCAGTAGGCCGTCGCTTAGACTTCATGATGCAAGAATTCAACCGCGAGTCTAACACCCTAGCCTCTAAATCAATCAGCACCGACATCACCGCATCAGGCGTTGAGCTGAAGGTACTAATTGAGCAAATGCGCGAGCAGATCCAGAATATTGAGTAA
- a CDS encoding D-2-hydroxyacid dehydrogenase produces the protein MKTDTQYLYIESATKSEYLKLIQQADLPGLEVTEDKEIANIVLAGPPRLADKLDQFPNLEWVQSSSAGIDPLIQDGLRKDYLLTNVKGIFGQSISEYVLGYAIHHYRHLGIYQRQQEAQDWQPHSYSNLNEKTIVILGTGSIGSYLSHTCKAFGLTTVGVNSSGNQPQDSQFDQVFAIGDIQQALQLADIVVSVLPRTEQTKGILNSDTFSNCKDALLFNVGRGDAIETQALLEALKLGQVKHAYLDVFINEPISQQCPYWQHPQVTVTPHIAAHSFPNQIMGLFKSNYLKWVNQQPLSAIVDFNKGY, from the coding sequence ATGAAAACGGACACTCAATACCTTTATATCGAGTCTGCGACCAAATCCGAGTACCTCAAACTCATTCAGCAAGCCGACCTTCCAGGGCTTGAGGTTACCGAAGATAAAGAGATCGCGAACATAGTACTTGCAGGCCCACCAAGGTTAGCCGACAAGCTTGACCAGTTCCCAAATCTAGAATGGGTTCAATCTTCCTCGGCTGGTATAGACCCTTTAATCCAAGATGGCTTACGTAAAGATTACCTACTCACCAATGTCAAAGGTATCTTTGGTCAGTCAATCTCTGAATATGTGTTGGGGTATGCTATCCATCACTACCGACACCTAGGCATCTACCAACGCCAGCAAGAGGCCCAAGACTGGCAACCGCACTCATACTCTAACCTCAATGAAAAAACCATTGTTATCCTAGGGACTGGCTCGATAGGTTCATACCTTTCACATACCTGCAAGGCATTTGGCCTTACTACAGTCGGGGTTAATTCAAGCGGTAATCAGCCTCAAGATAGCCAGTTTGATCAGGTATTTGCGATAGGAGACATTCAGCAGGCGCTGCAATTAGCCGATATTGTAGTTTCAGTTTTGCCACGCACGGAGCAGACCAAGGGTATACTAAATAGCGACACCTTCTCAAATTGTAAGGATGCACTTCTATTTAACGTTGGGCGCGGGGATGCCATAGAGACTCAGGCTTTATTAGAGGCATTGAAGCTTGGTCAGGTTAAACATGCTTACTTGGATGTCTTTATCAATGAACCTATCTCGCAACAGTGTCCATACTGGCAACATCCACAGGTAACGGTAACGCCACACATTGCCGCTCACTCCTTTCCAAATCAGATAATGGGGCTATTTAAGAGCAACTATCTTAAGTGGGTTAACCAACAGCCATTGAGTGCAATAGTCGATTTCAACAAGGGTTATTAA
- the rph gene encoding ribonuclease PH produces the protein MRPNDRALDQVRPIKMTRNYTAYAEGSVLVEFGNTKVLCNASVEENVPRWLKGKGKGWVTAEYGMLPRATHTRNRREAASGKQGGRTMEIQRLIARSLRAVVDLEAMGEIMVTVDCDVIQADGGTRTASISGASVAMADAFQKLVDAGKLKANPMKGHVAAVSVGIVEGEARCDLEYTEDSAADTDMNVVMTEEGKMIEVQGTAEGEPFSHDELLQLLALANKGIADIVELQKAALVD, from the coding sequence ATGCGTCCAAACGACCGCGCACTGGATCAGGTTCGTCCTATCAAAATGACTCGCAACTATACCGCTTATGCAGAAGGTTCTGTATTGGTTGAGTTTGGTAACACAAAGGTATTGTGTAACGCCTCTGTAGAAGAGAATGTGCCTCGCTGGCTAAAAGGTAAAGGCAAAGGCTGGGTGACAGCTGAATACGGTATGCTGCCGCGTGCAACTCATACCCGTAACCGCCGTGAAGCTGCCAGTGGCAAGCAGGGTGGACGTACTATGGAAATCCAACGCCTTATCGCACGTAGCTTGCGCGCAGTGGTTGACCTAGAAGCTATGGGTGAAATCATGGTGACAGTCGATTGTGATGTTATCCAAGCAGATGGCGGCACTCGTACCGCTTCTATCTCTGGTGCTAGCGTTGCAATGGCAGATGCATTCCAGAAGCTTGTAGATGCCGGTAAGCTAAAAGCAAATCCAATGAAAGGGCATGTGGCTGCAGTTTCGGTTGGTATCGTAGAAGGCGAAGCACGTTGTGACCTTGAGTACACAGAAGATTCAGCTGCAGATACTGATATGAATGTAGTAATGACCGAAGAAGGCAAAATGATTGAGGTGCAAGGTACCGCTGAGGGCGAACCATTCTCTCATGATGAACTTCTTCAGTTGTTGGCTCTAGCGAATAAGGGCATTGCCGATATTGTTGAATTGCAAAAAGCGGCTCTAGTCGACTAA
- the pyrE gene encoding orotate phosphoribosyltransferase gives MKAYQREFIEFALEKQVLKFGEFTLKSGRISPYFFNAGLFNTGRDLARLGRFYAAALADSAIDYDVLFGPAYKGIPIATTTAVALADHHDTDKPYCFNRKEAKDHGEGGNLVGSPLEGRIMLVDDVITAGTAIRESMEIIQANGADLAGVLVAIDRQEKGKSELSAIQEVERDFNCSIISIVSLTDLITFLEEKGGNAQHLDAVKAYRAQYGI, from the coding sequence ATGAAAGCATACCAGCGTGAATTTATTGAGTTTGCACTTGAGAAACAGGTTCTTAAGTTTGGTGAGTTTACTTTGAAATCAGGACGTATTAGCCCTTATTTCTTTAACGCTGGGCTATTCAATACCGGTCGTGATTTAGCGCGTCTTGGGCGTTTCTATGCAGCAGCATTAGCGGACTCCGCTATTGATTATGATGTGTTGTTTGGCCCTGCGTATAAAGGCATCCCTATTGCGACAACTACAGCGGTAGCGCTTGCTGATCACCACGATACCGATAAGCCATATTGCTTTAACCGCAAAGAAGCCAAAGACCACGGTGAAGGTGGTAACTTGGTAGGCAGCCCATTAGAAGGCCGAATCATGCTGGTGGACGATGTAATTACTGCCGGTACTGCCATTCGTGAGTCTATGGAAATCATTCAAGCAAACGGCGCGGATTTAGCGGGCGTATTGGTTGCAATTGATCGCCAAGAAAAAGGTAAGAGTGAGCTGTCAGCTATTCAAGAGGTAGAGCGTGATTTTAATTGCTCTATCATCTCAATTGTTAGCCTTACAGACCTAATTACCTTCCTTGAAGAGAAAGGCGGTAACGCACAACATCTAGATGCAGTTAAAGCGTATCGCGCACAATACGGCATCTAA
- a CDS encoding YjaG family protein: MLQNPLQLRLEKLEPWQQITFMASLCERMYPNYAMFCQTTEFAEARIYRDILDSIWELLTVKTAKVNFERQLEKLEELVPSADDFDFYGVYPAIDACMGLSELLHALLDRDLLMEAMLNISQQSVLTVADLEVAQGADEITNDNQKQNEAVCEEWDVQWAIFRPLKDCTTRDIELIKDLRTELKEDAVSNIGVVVE; the protein is encoded by the coding sequence ATGTTACAGAATCCTCTACAGCTTCGTCTTGAGAAGCTAGAACCTTGGCAACAAATTACTTTCATGGCCAGTCTGTGTGAGCGAATGTATCCAAACTATGCCATGTTTTGCCAGACAACGGAATTTGCTGAGGCTCGAATTTACAGAGATATTCTGGACAGTATCTGGGAGCTATTAACCGTTAAAACGGCCAAAGTGAATTTTGAGCGTCAGCTCGAGAAGCTTGAAGAGTTAGTGCCTAGTGCTGATGACTTTGATTTCTATGGCGTGTACCCAGCTATTGACGCCTGCATGGGGCTATCAGAACTGTTGCACGCTCTACTTGATCGCGACCTACTGATGGAAGCTATGCTTAATATCAGTCAGCAATCAGTATTAACCGTTGCTGATTTAGAGGTTGCGCAAGGTGCAGATGAGATCACCAATGACAATCAAAAGCAGAATGAAGCTGTGTGTGAAGAGTGGGATGTGCAGTGGGCTATTTTCCGCCCTCTAAAAGATTGCACTACCCGCGATATTGAATTGATTAAAGACTTGCGTACCGAACTAAAAGAAGACGCCGTTAGTAACATTGGTGTTGTAGTGGAGTAG
- a CDS encoding Eco47II family restriction endonuclease yields MSDTYGLGFIRDEQLFEHVKDTVQKYRFKINLSQFNKNLLDPIKLTFDSKVYGKTVPEIIESESIRQIDKSNTNHIGYFHQNIFNFIDGWEVPEQGFDAINSELNIYVEMKNKHNTMNSASSQKTYMKMQNKIVRDDKATCYLVEVIAKNSQDIPWTISLDSEKISHKNIRRASMDKFYEIATGDAHAFKKLCQILPKVIDDVIAEANLGKIENTVLSELEEISDDVLKSIYLLPFQQYEGFDELNFD; encoded by the coding sequence ATGTCAGATACGTATGGACTAGGGTTTATTCGAGATGAGCAGCTATTTGAACATGTGAAAGATACAGTTCAAAAGTACCGATTCAAAATTAACCTTTCGCAATTTAATAAAAACTTACTTGATCCTATAAAGCTAACATTTGATTCAAAAGTTTATGGCAAGACGGTACCAGAGATCATTGAATCAGAATCTATCCGCCAGATTGACAAGTCGAATACAAATCACATTGGCTATTTTCACCAAAATATTTTTAACTTTATCGATGGTTGGGAAGTACCCGAACAAGGGTTCGATGCGATTAACTCAGAGCTTAATATCTATGTGGAGATGAAGAATAAACATAATACAATGAATTCTGCGTCCTCTCAGAAAACGTATATGAAGATGCAAAATAAAATCGTTAGGGATGATAAGGCTACGTGCTATTTAGTCGAGGTTATTGCTAAGAATAGCCAAGATATTCCTTGGACTATTAGTCTAGATAGTGAAAAGATCAGCCACAAGAACATCCGAAGAGCTTCAATGGATAAGTTCTATGAAATTGCCACGGGTGATGCTCATGCTTTTAAAAAACTGTGTCAGATACTGCCCAAAGTTATTGACGATGTAATTGCTGAGGCCAATCTTGGGAAGATAGAGAACACGGTCTTAAGTGAGCTAGAAGAAATTTCGGACGATGTACTTAAAAGTATCTATCTTCTCCCATTTCAGCAATATGAAGGTTTTGACGAACTTAATTTTGATTAG
- a CDS encoding DNA cytosine methyltransferase codes for MFDVQTEQNNMYYSLEILADILSQSKATIRARIKRGELTPCPATGKIPIEQVENYPEIQEMLRSPWDEEHAITPKRPYSLVELFAGGGGLAIGMEQAGLKSILLNELDKNACNTLRYNRPDWNVIEGDISQVDFTQIEQDVDILTGGFPCQAFSYAGKSLGFEDTRGTLFFEMARAIKETQPKVFLAENVKALFTHDEGRTLETIKRVINELGYELVEPRVLKSIFYKVPQKRERLILVGIRKDLTSSVKFYWPSPYKRIMTLRDAFYSGELYATEVPESEGQTYPKRKREIMAEVPQGGYWRDLSDELQREYMGGSYFLGGGKTGMARRLSLDEPSLTLTTSPAQKQTERCHPIETRPLQVREYARIQTFPDDWEFKGTKNAAYKQIGNAVPVNMARALGHSLVRLLNDIDVLNRSR; via the coding sequence ATGTTTGATGTCCAGACTGAGCAAAATAATATGTACTACAGCTTAGAAATTCTTGCCGACATTCTCTCCCAGTCCAAAGCAACAATAAGGGCAAGAATCAAACGAGGGGAGTTAACACCATGCCCTGCTACTGGCAAGATTCCGATTGAGCAAGTGGAGAATTATCCTGAAATCCAAGAGATGCTCCGAAGCCCTTGGGATGAGGAGCACGCAATCACCCCCAAACGCCCCTATAGTTTAGTCGAACTCTTCGCGGGTGGTGGTGGCCTTGCGATTGGTATGGAACAAGCAGGCCTTAAAAGCATCTTACTAAACGAACTGGACAAGAATGCCTGTAATACTCTACGTTATAACCGCCCTGACTGGAACGTGATTGAAGGCGACATTAGTCAGGTAGACTTTACTCAAATAGAGCAAGACGTTGATATACTGACAGGCGGGTTTCCATGCCAAGCTTTCTCTTACGCAGGTAAAAGTCTCGGTTTTGAAGATACTCGCGGTACCTTATTTTTTGAGATGGCACGAGCTATCAAAGAGACACAACCAAAGGTGTTTTTGGCTGAAAATGTCAAAGCTTTATTTACCCATGATGAAGGTAGAACACTAGAAACTATTAAAAGAGTGATTAACGAACTCGGCTACGAACTAGTTGAGCCACGAGTATTGAAATCAATCTTCTACAAGGTACCACAGAAACGTGAACGTCTTATCTTGGTGGGCATCCGCAAGGATTTGACTTCAAGTGTGAAATTTTATTGGCCATCTCCTTATAAACGAATAATGACGTTACGCGATGCTTTTTATTCTGGTGAGCTGTACGCCACTGAAGTACCAGAATCTGAAGGCCAAACATATCCTAAACGTAAGAGAGAGATTATGGCCGAAGTACCACAGGGTGGCTACTGGCGTGACCTTTCTGATGAATTGCAACGAGAGTACATGGGTGGCAGTTACTTTTTAGGTGGCGGAAAAACCGGAATGGCGCGACGCCTATCTCTTGATGAGCCAAGCCTGACGTTAACCACATCACCAGCTCAAAAACAAACTGAACGTTGTCATCCTATTGAGACGCGTCCCCTGCAAGTACGAGAGTATGCTCGCATTCAAACCTTTCCAGACGACTGGGAATTTAAAGGGACAAAAAACGCAGCTTATAAACAAATTGGTAATGCTGTCCCTGTGAATATGGCTCGCGCTCTTGGACACTCATTAGTTCGTTTACTTAATGATATAGACGTATTAAATAGAAGCAGATAA
- the hupA gene encoding nucleoid-associated protein HU-alpha: MNKTQLIDAIAEKADLSKAQAKAALEATLEGVTEALKEGDQVQLIGFGTFKVSHRSARTGRNPKTGDEIQIAAANVPAFTAGKALKDAVN, encoded by the coding sequence ATGAACAAGACCCAATTGATCGATGCAATTGCTGAAAAAGCAGACCTATCAAAAGCTCAAGCAAAGGCAGCTCTTGAAGCTACTCTTGAAGGCGTTACAGAAGCTCTAAAAGAGGGCGACCAAGTTCAACTAATTGGTTTTGGCACATTCAAAGTATCTCACCGTAGTGCTCGTACTGGTCGTAACCCTAAGACTGGTGATGAGATCCAAATTGCAGCAGCAAATGTTCCTGCGTTTACTGCAGGTAAAGCACTGAAAGACGCAGTAAATTAA
- a CDS encoding CNNM domain-containing protein yields the protein MLLLTLYVSIAIGVSFICSVLEAVLLSISPSYIAILKQNQHPAAKKLGKLKADIDRPLASILTLNTIAHTVGAASAGAQASVVFGSQWLGVFSAVLTLGILLFSEIIPKTIGATYWRQLAPVSASILRWMVWALTPFVWFSEQITKRLSKKSVEPKLREEISAMAVLATESGEFAEDEGRILNNLLNLPNIPVTKVMTPRPVVFRVSATLTVNQFLEQHQDCPFSRPLVYSEQKDNILGFVHRLELFKLQQQGQGEAQLGAIMRPIHVFLNNIILPNAFDNMLKKRLQLSLIVDEYGTIQGLVTLEDVFEFLLGEEIVDEADTSNDMQELAYQRWESWKKKHNVIENIDD from the coding sequence ATGTTACTGCTAACCCTCTATGTCTCCATTGCAATTGGTGTTTCTTTCATCTGCTCTGTACTTGAAGCTGTGTTATTAAGTATCTCTCCTAGTTACATCGCCATCCTCAAACAAAACCAACACCCTGCGGCTAAAAAACTGGGTAAGCTTAAGGCCGATATTGACCGCCCTTTGGCATCTATTCTGACCTTAAATACCATCGCGCATACCGTTGGTGCAGCCAGCGCAGGAGCGCAGGCTAGTGTGGTGTTTGGTAGTCAATGGCTTGGTGTGTTCTCTGCGGTACTGACACTGGGTATCTTGTTGTTTTCTGAAATCATACCTAAAACCATTGGCGCAACCTACTGGCGACAATTAGCACCAGTTTCCGCATCAATTCTAAGGTGGATGGTATGGGCGTTGACTCCGTTTGTGTGGTTCTCTGAACAAATAACCAAGCGCCTATCCAAAAAGTCCGTCGAACCTAAGCTACGTGAAGAGATATCAGCAATGGCCGTATTAGCCACCGAATCTGGAGAATTTGCGGAGGATGAGGGGCGCATCTTAAATAATTTGCTCAACCTACCAAACATTCCAGTCACTAAGGTAATGACTCCGCGCCCAGTTGTATTTCGTGTTAGCGCGACCCTTACCGTAAATCAGTTTTTAGAACAGCATCAAGACTGCCCTTTTTCTCGCCCTTTGGTATACAGCGAGCAGAAAGATAACATCTTAGGGTTCGTGCATAGGCTTGAGCTGTTTAAGTTACAACAGCAAGGGCAAGGTGAGGCTCAGTTAGGCGCGATAATGCGCCCAATCCATGTTTTCCTGAATAATATTATCTTGCCCAATGCATTCGACAATATGCTAAAAAAGCGCCTACAACTCTCTCTGATAGTCGATGAGTATGGCACGATACAAGGGCTTGTTACCTTAGAAGATGTATTTGAATTTCTACTAGGTGAAGAGATTGTAGATGAGGCGGATACTAGCAATGATATGCAAGAACTGGCCTACCAGCGCTGGGAAAGCTGGAAAAAGAAACACAATGTTATCGAAAATATAGATGACTAG
- a CDS encoding winged helix-turn-helix domain-containing protein: MISKTKSSLYRRLFVAYLIDNGINTIPKIQGEINIPRRTAQDTIVALAEVDIVCIFTGSLKNGHYQIESWGPFNKLWVTENREELRNVLGY; the protein is encoded by the coding sequence ATGATTAGCAAAACAAAATCTTCACTATATCGTCGTCTGTTCGTAGCGTATCTAATAGACAATGGAATTAATACTATCCCTAAAATTCAGGGAGAAATTAATATACCAAGAAGGACTGCGCAGGATACAATCGTTGCGCTTGCTGAAGTTGATATTGTATGTATATTTACAGGCTCCCTTAAAAACGGCCACTATCAAATTGAATCATGGGGTCCCTTTAACAAGCTATGGGTGACAGAAAATCGAGAAGAACTTCGTAATGTATTAGGGTATTGA